A segment of the Carya illinoinensis cultivar Pawnee chromosome 1, C.illinoinensisPawnee_v1, whole genome shotgun sequence genome:
GACTTGTAGGAACATAAGCTTAGTTTTGTTCTTTGTCAAATTTTGCTCAATGATCTATATCGGCATTGAGCTAATTTGGCGAATTGTGTTTTTAAATCTGTCATAAAGCTTATAAGCCCGGTTTTCTTGCTGGTGAAATCTTGAAATTGGTGTGCAAGAATTGGATTTGAAGTATGTGTCTTGAGAACCCAtcagaaagtgattttaaaattCACGTTAaatcccttttttttatttttttgctatcgatattcacatcaaatcttaaAAACCGGATTATAGGTCAGAAAGTTAGCTGAATGAGCGTTTTACCAAATTTCTGAATTTGTTGAGACGATTAATATTTCCCTGGTGACTTTTAATGTTTCCCGGAAGATTGCAATTCTGAAGTGAAAcaatttatctttttcttcaacTAAGGTACTAAGAAGCAATGCAAGTGTTGATTATGTCTTTAAATTGTGTACTTTTCCTCAGTTCTTTGATGATTTGGTGCAGCTGCTGATGTGTTCTTATGGAGGAACAAGAAGATTTCAGGCAGTGTTCTCGTTGGAGCCACGGCAATCTGGGTTTTCTTTGAATTGCTTGAATATCACCTGCTTACTCTTGTGTGTCATGTTCTGATTCTAGCTCTTGCAATCCTGTTCCTGTGGTCCAATGCCCATACCTTTATCAAGAAGTAAGCCTTATGGTTCTTCACATTATGAGCCCTTAATCTATATAAAGTTCTGTTCTTAGGAATCTAGGCCGTGATTTTCACCTAtagttctttttaatttatcgcTTAATACGTCTATCTGTAGGACTCCACCCCGCATCCCAGAAGTTCAATTTCCTGAGGAGCCATTCTTGCAAGTTGCCGCAGCCCTGAGAATTGAAATTAACCGCGCTTTTGCAGTCTTGCGTGATATTGTGACTGGAAGAGATTTGAAGAAGTTTCTCATTGTACGCATTGTCTATATGTTTCTTTGGAAAAAAAAGTTCACCTTGTAGTTTAGAAAAGTCTTCAAGTCTTTAGTGGATTAGCCTGTTGTGATCTTTTAACTTGGTGCGCTTGATGCTTTAGCAAGTATATagtttttggttaatttctgtTGCATGGTTTCTAACGAAATTGTGTTTTCCATGTCAGGTCATTGCTGGCTTATGGGTTATTTCAATTGTGGGGAGTTGGTGCAATTTCTTGACCTTGTTCTACATATGTAATATCCACGAAACTTATGTTTATGCGTATGCTATTgaacacaatttttattttgtgtactGAATTTGGAGAATATTGATGTGGAAACAGCTTTTGTTTTGCTGCACACCGTGCCTGTTCTGTATGAGAAGCACGAGGACAAGGTCGATCCATTTGCAGAGAAGGCAACAATCAAGATTAAAAGGCAGTATGCAGTGTTTGATGCCAAGGTATTGAGCAAGATTCCAAAAGGTCCATTGAAAGGAAAGTTGGCGTAGAGTAGGTAAGGCATTTTCTGTTGTTGGACACCCATCTAGGCAATGGGTTTTGTAGGTTGTGATTGGGCttgcacttttttatatttgccAGATCCTCCCAAAGTTGTTTATTAGTGTTCTGAGTTCCCATTTGGTGGATTTGGTATGTGAACTTAGTGGCAAGTTTCAGGTGTGAAATTTGCTATTGTACTTTTTCAGTGACAATCTAATGGCACCTTACTATAGGTGTTTTTGTGAACAACTTTTATTAGTATATTGGAAGCCTTCTTTTACTCTGGGTTTTACTAGTGTGGATGGGGGGGCTTGATTCTACCAGTCATTTTTTTAGTCAATAcagtctatttttattttatagaccCATTAATTTATGGAAAATGTTTTGTAAAACTCCTCTGGGAAAAGAAATAGGACCTAGTAAAAAGCTCGCTTTTCTAGGGTCGGTTTTACTGTTTTTTAAAGGCCATCCGTGTCTAGTCTTGATTAAGTTCCCTGGATGTCTCTATCTTTGGAAGTGTATGCAAATACTTCACATCCTTGGAAGTGTATGCAAGTACTTCACATTACAACTATAAAAGAAAGACATCTGTTTTTACGCCTCACATCTCTTTGAACCTCATGTGCAAAACTAAAGTATCTGTCTTTCGCACAACCACATAGACTACAAACAAGGTATATAAGGACGATCTTCTCTTGCCGACATAACACAGCAACATAATCCACACATGAAATTAAATCAGAAGTGCATGACCCTGTTTTTGAGAATGCAGTGGTGTAAAAAATTGAGGGCAGTAATAGAACAGTTTCTTTCAAAAaccccaattataatatttgaaaactctCCCTACGGCAAATTTAGTAGCTGCTGGTAACCTAAATTTTATAAGCCAACTTGAACAAGATAACAATggtatataaaaaaacaaagggtGAAAACGCTTGAAcataaaaattcttataaattatGGGATCAATAAAAGGAACCAAGATGGCTGGTTAccgaaaaaaaaattcatgtccGGTATAACGACGCATTACCAGTGAAGGAGCCAAGATTTCATTATAATCTGAAAGCATCGTTTAACTTGTTATAATGGCACCACCAACCACGAGTTCTTATATGGATAATGCTACTTTGACCGATATCCCTACCTACAAATccaatggataagtgcatttcatttttttttcgttttcttttattcatttttttaagatcttcaaataaattttttttccaaaaaagacataaactcaataatatttacttaatcactaagaaaaaaaatttaaaaaaaaaaataggtcgACTATCGGTCCATAATCGGTTCAAATAGCATTATCTTCTTATACATCTAAAAAGTAGAAAATGGGATCCTAAATTATtatgttataaaactaaaaatagaaatgatattacaaaagaaaaactttaaaGTGTTATTACTTGACTCAGAAAACTTGATACTCATGCAATGGATCGATGCCCATATATATAAGGTGACTAAATCGGTTCATGGGCATCTGGCTTAAGTCAGTTTTGATTGCTTAAGTCGGTTACAACATTTCCCTTTGGATAACCACTTataaagaatatgtctcgttaaaaccttatCAAGGAAAAACATAGTgagaaaaaaactaatgacaaaaaaaaaaaaatacaatattcatATGTATCACcaagtgctttaagattgcctcattaaaatcttGCAAACGAAAATCCAATGGGGCAAGACCTtaaggaaggaaaaagagtataatcagtataagtcttcaagatATTTACTCTCCttaaaaagtgcatgataataggtttGTAAGTCTTCGCATTCCAATATTctacacaatcttcttaaatgttacaATTGATAATGTCTTAGTAAATAAATTTGCtagattatcacttgaccgtCTCTGTTTGACATCAATTTCACCTTTCTCTTGAATTTTgtgaatataaaagaatttatgtGAAATATATTTAGTTGTCACCTTTAATATATCATCTTCTGATTTGAGTGATACAAGCATCATTATCTTCCTAAAAAATTGTTGGGCTATCATTGATCACGGAAAGGctacacttttcttgaatatgttgaatcaTTAATCTTAGTCAAATACATTCTCAATTTGTCTTTTGAATTACAATGATCTTTAATTGATTTGAAGAGGTGGCAGATAGTATTTGCTTGACAAATCTCGATGATATAGCAAAATTTCtgtaagtaaatacatatccagtttgaaaTCTACATCTATATGGATCTAAAAGATAACCTGCATTCGCATACCCAAccaattgtggacttgatccatgttaataaaataatctcatatcaaccgCACCTCAAAGATAACGAATAACATGTTTAATACCATTCCAATGTTTTCGAGTTAGTACGAAACTATATTTTGCAAGTACATTAACTGAatatgcaatatcaggccgagtgcaatttgcaagatacaccAAGACTCCAATTGCATTGAAATAAGGTACTTCAGgatcaagaatttcttcatcatcttcacaaggatgaaatggatctttctgcatATCAAGTAATCGAACAATCATTGGAGTACTCAGTggatgagttttgtccatataaaagggCTTCAAGACTTTCTTTGTATATGTTGACTGCtaaatgagaattccatttagcaaatgctcgagctacaagccgagacaaaattttgttttgttaagatctttcatttcaaatttattctttaaatatgtagcggttctcATGATTTCTTCGGGAATtctaacaagatttagatcCTCAACATAAACCAGAATAATAACAAATCTGGATTCTGATTTATTAataaacacatgggcatattggattattctcaaaccCTTTTTTCAATAGATATTTGCTAAGGTGATTATATCACATGCATCCGGAttgctttaacccatataaaaatCTTTGAAGCTTGATAAAGCACATATTTCTGTATGTATTTAGATTAGACGCTTCAAGCAATTTATATCCTTTagggatttttatatatatgtcatgatccaatgatctatataaatacgcagtgaccacatccatcaactgcatatctaattcttttgtaattatcaatttaataaaaaatatgaatgtgattgcatccataacaggagaatATGTTTCCTAATAATCAATCCCGGGTTTCTGCTCGAAAATTTGTGCAAAAAATCGTGCTTTGTATCATACAATTTCATTTATCTCATTACGCTTTCATATAAATACCCACTTATATCCAACAgacattacaccctttggtgtttatacaagtccaaagacctctcattttgctagcgagtttaattcaatttcaatagctaatttttattttggccaATCATTTCTACGTCAacattcttcgacggttcttggcTCGCTTTCTTCATTAATTTTGGTAATGTCAAGgaccattttatatgaaaatatattatcgacaatagttttatttctatctagGATTTTTCTAGCACTcgtgaaatgtatcgagatcttgttattttcaggtacctgttcCTTTTCAATGGAAGACATTCCATGAAATATCTCTTCATGAGGTTCATTTTTAGGAGATCTTTGAACACGAGATATAGTCTCTTCAAGAGCACCaaattcattttctatttttctcttccaaGAAATTTTGTTCTTTGCACCAATAGGTTGTCCACACTTTAGGCGTGTCTTAGACTcacctattattattttgataactTGTCCTTCAGAGACTGTAATCCTTGCTTGAACATTAACAGCAAGAATATGTAATTTtgccacacctttagtgtcagaaATACATCCGATAATtgatttgcaacactttgcaaatgaatagcCTTTTGAGTCTCTAATTTTCACTCATTTGTACATGGATCAAATTGGCAAAGggctttattttttcaagtaatttcctatagtgcttcaggcaccgacttctcgttacccaatattggaaaaatagattcgtcaaaatgacaatcctcaaaatgtGCCTTGAACATATCCCATGTAAGGGGCTCAAGGTATCCTAATAATAAATGGATAATCAAACCTAACATATATCACAAATCTACGTTGAGGACCCATCTTTATACGTTGTaaaggtgcaattggaacatatacagtacatctaaaaatacaaagataaaaaatatttggttgttgacTAAATACAAGCTGTAAtagagaatatttgtgatatgttgATGGTCTAATCCGAATCAATGATGTTGCATGAAATATAGCATCTCCCCAAGCAGAAACATGTAATTTTGATTTCATAAGTAAAGGTCTAGTAATTAGCTGAAACCTTTTGATTCATGATTCAGCTAAgtcattttgagtgtgtgtgtggcaATTGGATATTCAACATCTATTCatattgacatgcaatagttATTAAAAACTTAAGATGTAAATTCACCTGCATTATTTAAtcaaatagttttaattggatagttaAGGAATTGTGCTCATAGTCTAATTATTTGGGTAATAAGTCTAGCAAATGCAACATTTCTAGtagaaagtagacaaacatgtgaccatcaacttgatgcatcaattaaaatcataaaatatctaaatggtccacttgatggttgaataggcccacatatatcctcctgaattttttgtaaaaatgataGAGATTCAAAACAACCCTTGAAggagatggtttgataatcaatttaccttgagaacaagTAGAGCACaaatattcattgggtaagataatcgcCTGATTCTTTAGGAGACGCTTATACGAATTATCAATGATTCGCCTCATCTTTATTGATCCCaaatgtccaaggcgatcatgccaagtcataaatacttTGGGGTCAATGCACTTTTGGTGCATTaccacatgtgattcaattattcttatttttgtataatacaattcAGTAGAGAGAGAAtatagtttttctaatacgagttTCTAGCTCGAAatcattttagtaatgagaataTGCTCTTTACTGCCTTTATTGATAGTTTCAATATAACAACCTTTACAACGTATAgccttaaaactcaataaattttttctagatcgtgaaaaaaatagaatatcattaatataaaatttggtgccattaggcaacacaatataggCTCCTCCGGACATACATCTCTATCATGACGTAGGTTTTGCTTAGtgttagattttaaaaatatttcttatttttaagaattgtgtgagttgtaatATTGTCAGCCAGACATATATCTCTATCATTCATCTTAGAGATAAAAAGTTTATCAGTAAAATCCATGATTcgacaaaatatataaaacttttattacttcaaaatatctcaaaataataaaaagttttattataagataaagaaaatatattaattgaaatgaacatttccatcaccaatcaaatgatcaactctaccattaGGATCCTcaaaaaaaatcgaaaatatCAAGGtgtgtaatatcttctccatctatagaaactAAAGGATCTGATGGTTCAGTAAAAActtgtttcaaacttttttgttttcccttttaTAGAAgtttggtataagtcaaccaagtgtttagTCGTACGACAGGTACTAACCCAATGttcagtcataccacatctatgacatccatcttaatttttatttgaagatttgTTCTGAGGGTCTttacccttctctgagttgaactaCTTCTAATGATACGGTGTATTTCTATTATTATCCATTTTAGTGTAGTTGCTTCTAGGACCCAACTTCTATAATTTTTGCTACCGCGTCCATGCCCttaatttctttgaaaagatacaccattcacttttaaaaatggTGTAAATCGAGTAACATTTACTCAAGAGAATGATATGGAACCAGTATGATGTGAttgatgatttcttaacaaaaactcaatatttttctcagccactagaagacaagatataagttcagaatattttttaaactttcgttTTCGATACTGCTGcagcaggagcacattcgaagcatgaaaagtagtatatgtcttctctaacatgTCATCattagtgactttttcaccTCATAATTTCAATATTGAGCTAATTTTAAatagtgcagagttatactcactaaaaCTTTCGAAGTCTTGCAACCTTAGGTGCAACCAATTACGATGAGCTTTTGAATggattacagttttctagtactcatatctctcccttaaatcatccACAAAGTAAGAGGATCTTTTACCgtgagatactcagtttttaattcttcatgaagatggggGGCGAAGAAAAATCATTACCTTAGTGTAGTCCTGCCGAGACTCGTGATTTCCTTCTTTGACTGTATCACCCaagttcatcgcatccagatggatctcagcattaaggatccaagataaataattttttttcaaaaatgtcaagagcaacaaattctaattttgtaagatttgacattttctatatatatgaatcaGGAAAATAAGTATGTTTATCTTGTAAATAAGAAATACGTTCACAAAATCATGAGAATAAACACAtagttttatcaagtaataatcaGTAATATAACCTTTCATATTCATCTTGGGgactacaaataatatattgaaaaatttacttgaagtagaaaACTATTAGCTTCATAATCGACAGAACCTTCatactgataacgtgttataaaactaaaaaagaaataatattgtaagagaaagactttaaaatattcattaacTTAGAAAACGTGATACTCGTATAATGGAACGATACCCATATTATAAGGTGACTAAGTCGGTTTATGGGCATATGGCTTAAGTCAGTTTTGATGGCTTAAAGCGGTCATACATATATGAGTTGGTTacaacaattattattattattattattattattattattattatagcaCCAACTAtttaagcacaaaaaataaAGCAAGTTAAATTTTCAATAGTTTAACTAACCATATTTGGAGGTAAAATTTTGAATGACCTAAACTGATTTTTTTCGTTctttttggaaaataaaatgataacgTGAGAATCTTCATTAATTAacgattgtttttttttttttaagtaaaaagtatttgtattaaTCAAGTAATCGTTTCAGAGTTACATCTTTTTTCAATCTCTATGCATTCGGCTATACAAGCTGGTGTTTCTTCCATCCATATAACCTCTGTGTCTAACTTTAGAGCCTCCTTAGCTAAACTATGTGCAGCTCCATTAGAACTTCTGTGTATGTACTGAATCTTCCACCCCACCTGTTGCTCTAACAGCTTCTTCACGTCTAACACAATGCTTCCATAACATGGGAAATCTGGCATCTCCTCATTAACAGCTTTGACTATTGTCTGAGCATCACCTTCAAACCAGACTCGGCAGAAACCAAGGTCTCTACACAATTCCAAGGCTTTCCAAAGAGCTAAACATTCAGCCATAGCTGGAATTTGAACATGAGGTCTCTGATCACAACATGCAGTGAGAAGCTCTCCCTTTTCATCCCTTATAACAATCCCAAAACcagcttttccttttttttgatCTAGAGCTGCATCCCAGTTGACTTTCACACTCCCTGCAGTAGGTTTAACCCATCCAACTTGTCCCAACAGACCTCTAATAGGATTTGGGTGTTCTGCCACAACTTGGGCCATCTGAAATTCTCTGAGCTGCTCTGTTGCTATATTGATAAGTTGCTTAGGTGGCATAAAACTGTTTTCAAAAACGAGCTGGTTCCTTCTTAGCCAGATTCTCCACATTACCACTGCTACTTCTTCCATTTCCTCAGTTGTTAGGTTCTGTGCCATCTTCTCAATCAAGTCCATTAGGCTCTCTTCCCTTATACTCCATTTCTGAACTCTAGCACTTGATTCTGTCCACACATCAGAGGATGCCACACATTGCCACAAAGCATGCATGACAGACTCCTTATGCACTTTGCAAACTGGACATAGATCACTTTCCATGACTTTTTTTAAATCCAGGTTGCTTCTTGTGGCTACATAGTTGTTCCCTGCTTTCCATAAGAAAAGCTTAACTTTCTCTGGCACATTCAGTTGCCAAATTTTGCCCCATCTCTGATCTTCTTTGGCTTCTATTGAAGACTCCCCTCTagaccttcttcttctttccatttCAAGAAAATATGCACTCCTAACCGAGAAAATTCCTTTCTGTGAAGGGCCCCACACCATTTTATCTTCTCCACCCATCTTGCTCAATGGAAGGCTGAGAATTTGCTCCACTTCAGTTTCCACAAAGATCTCTCGAATAAGGGCCTCATTCCAGATTTTTTCCCCTTCCACTATCAACTCTACCACCTTTGCCTCTCTTTGTAACTTTGATACTGGAGATTGTACACTGAAACTAGTGGGGATATTAAGCCATTTGTCTTCCCATATCTTTATGCTCAACCCATTTCCAACTCTCCACCTCATACCTTCCCTTATTAGATCAGAAGCCTTGCAAATACTTTTCCAGATGAAAGAGGGACTTCTTCCCACTTTAGCTTCCAAAAAAGAGGACTTGCTAAAATATTTTTGCTTGAAGATCTAGGCCACTAGACTTGTAGGGTAAGTAAGaattctccacccttgtttggctAGCAAGGCCAAATTGAATGCTTCCACATTTCTGAATCCCAATCCCCCTTTATCTTTTGGTTGCCCTAATCTGTCCCATCTAGCCCAATGCaagcctttttcatttttctgattACCCCACCAGAACTTGGCCAGCAGACCATTTAATTCATAACATAGTCTTTTGGGGAACAAAAAGACACTCATGGTATATGTAGGTACGGCTTGAAGGACTGCTTTGATGAGGACTTCCTTCCCTGCAGCTAATAGGAAGACATTTTTCCAATTTGACATTTTTCTCCACACCCTTTCCTTAATGCCTCTGAAAGTGAGATATTTTGATCTCCCAACTACAGCAGGAAGCCCTAGGTACTTCTCATATGACCCCACCATTACTGAACCACCAGCATCTTTGATTTGGGACTGCATTGTCAACTTAGTATTTGAGCTGAAGAAAATGGCAGACTTTTCCTTGTTCAACACCTGACCAGAGGCCTTTTCATACACCTGTAGGAGCTCATGAATCCTG
Coding sequences within it:
- the LOC122310600 gene encoding reticulon-like protein B5, producing MADQSESAGSNVESAMDKISEKIHAHDTSSSDSDSDSPDEKTVSPSSSAKAKVFRLFGREKPVHEVFGGGKPADVFLWRNKKISGSVLVGATAIWVFFELLEYHLLTLVCHVLILALAILFLWSNAHTFIKKTPPRIPEVQFPEEPFLQVAAALRIEINRAFAVLRDIVTGRDLKKFLIVIAGLWVISIVGSWCNFLTLFYISFVLLHTVPVLYEKHEDKVDPFAEKATIKIKRQYAVFDAKVLSKIPKGPLKGKLA